Within the Phycodurus eques isolate BA_2022a chromosome 15, UOR_Pequ_1.1, whole genome shotgun sequence genome, the region CAATCAATATATAACtttataataaaagaaaaatgttaccTATAGACACAGCCATGCAGATCAACAGATTTGCTTGGGTTGCTTGTTGCTAAGCAGAATTCATAGAGGCAACTCACAACTGCCCCATAGGCCagttttaatgacaaaaaaaaaaagttaaaaacaacaaaaatacctaaaatgtgtctttttcattcaaatttgcaagCCAAATACTTTATAGCAACAAACAAAGAATACAAACACTTCTCTTGCTATGTTAAAGGGTGAAAAAAAAGGGTGCTTAGAAAGTGTTTTActcagtttaaatgtgtttaaagcatgttgGAGGGGTATTCACCTATTGCGACTATAATAAGCAGACTATAGCCTATAACAATGTATGGTGTGAATATGAATTCATATAAATACTATAAATGCAGGTGTCACAGGCGGCTGCAGAGCTGCAGCACTTCTGTCTGCAGAACGCAGGCAGGGACGCTCTGCTGGTGGGCGTCCCCGCAGGAAGCAACCCCTTCCGGGAGCCACGATCCTGCGCGGTGGTGTGACGGCCGCTGCGAGAGGAACGTCGTTCACTCATGCTACATTGGAAGCGTCACAGTTGgaatcttaaaaaacaaaaaacaaacaaaaaaaaccctctgcCCCTTTTGCAGCAGCAGAACGAATGCAAACGAGAAACAGGGCGATGTGTCAAGAttgtatactgtttttaaaaatataaaataaccacaaagtacataaatattttgtgagtgacattttttgtgtgaaaatttTGCATTCACTCTTAATATTCTATAATGATGGGAGATGCTTGCACGAGTTTTAGTCACAAGgactgttgctaggcagaattcacaGTGCTTAATTATAACTGCCCTATCGTCTGATATTTTCCTCCTCATTTTTGGGGCGTGGGGGATGGGTGGGAAACAATTTGGAGAGACATACAGAACTTTTCATTAGACTGCAATGAATGTCAGATGTAGAATTGTAgtttaaattctgcctagcaacaggtGAATAATCCAAGTGACTGTCCCAAATTCCTGTGACAAATTTGCCAGTCGTTGCAGGTAGTCAGTACAATTCAGTGGATTCATTGATTGTTGCTAAGCAGAATTTATGGGGCCCAAATGTAACTGCACTATATAGGCCTATGAGacgtgttttttcttcttcatgttttggataaaaacaaagtaattgtGGATATACATTTTTTCATTGGACTGCTACAATATTGTAGTCACTAGGCTGTTTGAATTGAGAGCTGATTTAGGCAGTGTTGAGAAAATCATGTATCTtcaaattgtgttgttttggcTTGCATTATCCGCTTGTTAGGCAGAATCAGGGCGCAAGCATAACTGCCCCAGAGGGCTGTGACAAATTTGGCATTTGTGGcagtcaaatgaaaatcatCGATTTCCAAATTTGTAGTTTTTCATATGGAGTATTTGCTTGTTGCTTGGCAGAATTAATGGGGCTCAGTCGTGCCTGCCCTGTAGCCttgtgacacattttttttttaaatatttttttctaaatcataCTTAGAATAAAAAGAAACCCAATTTGGAGAtgaatgcttttcattggaGTGGAATGagttagggggggaaaaaataatcacagtCCGATACTTGTGATTGAGCCCCATAAATTCTGCCCAGCAACAAGCAAAGAAACTGAAAAAATTGTGCGATACATTAGacagcaacatttttttcacttggCTGTTTGAACTGAGATGCAACTCTGGTAGTGTTgagaaaagaagagtttttcaCTTCGATTCTTGTTGCTGGGCAGAATTCTCGGAGCCCCcctatgccccccccccccccccaaaaaaaaaaaaaaagaccagtgAAAAGTTTGGGACAAAACTGGGACATACAAGCGCTTCATTGTCTTAAATAAAGACGATATTTACAAGCTCGACACAGCCCGAATCAAGTATCACCGAAACTCTTACGAGGATGTTTATTTTGCCGATGTTGCTCGGATGCAGGCCTTAAACGAGCGGTCACAATGTCATGGAATCGTCGCTTCCTGATGCTTGAGCTAAATTGGGCGCGCAGCCAGACACAGAGAGCGAGAAAGGAAACTGGCTCTTCCTGTTCAACGCTCCAAACATTCTCAGAACACTTCATCTCAATTTGCAAGTAGGAAGAAAGTTATGgaagttaatgctttttttaatcacaattttCCATGCTACCTGGATATTACGTTATATtacgtttgtttttgtatattgtGTAGCTGCTTTTAGAGAAACAATGGGGCTAAAGTTTAAAAGCGATTAGTCGCTTATCCTCTTTTACTCATTTGGTCACCTCACCTACTACTTCAACACTTCCCCCTTCCTTAATGAGAAACCTACGTTTATATAATCTATAATTACTATTTTAATACAaaatctatatttaaaaaaaaaaatcataatgttgggttagggttaggattaggggttagggttagaacaTTTAGAATAAACGAACAGTACTCACAATCTTTGTTATAATCTTCCTATCGTGGTgatagtattttttaaaaactttaaataGGGTCACTACTAATATGATTGATCCGATTCATAGCAAAATCTGAATGTGAAGCAGTATTTCAGTAACATGAGCAGAAATAACGCCATCTGCTGGTCAATAAGCACATAATCATTGATTTGACCGAGTTCTATCCCTTTTACTCCATTCACTTGAATACTTTgtcaacatttgtatttttaataattatattgAGGGTATAAACGTTTTGtatagaatttttaaaaaaattgattcAATTATAGTAAATGGGCTTCTTCCCatgtacatctttttttttctaccactgTCTTCTCATTCATCTACTGATAGTGTCATTGTATATATAATGCCACGTCAGTTGAAATGATTAGTTTTACTGGTTATCTTCAGTCTTccttttaatcattttatactccaacacaaacactgtaaacaaatatataaataatatcaTCAATCCATACAGTTTCACatttcagtatcttgctcaaggatactTCGACGTGGTCACAAGGGCTGAGcgtcgaacccacaaccttcggGTCTGGAAAAgaccactctaccacctgacCCCGGCCGCCCCCTAATTATAACTTTCTTTTGAATGTAACCTTTCTTTGCTGACTGGCGGGAAGATATGCAGTGATTCTGTGGCCTCAAATATTGCGATATTTCAAAAAGGATTAACTCCACTTGTGTATTCTGCTTGTGATAGAAAAGGTTCTGCCTTTTGCAACAAATGAAGAATCCAAAAGAAAAACTCAGAAAATTAGGGAATAcaagcttttcattggacatCGACAATATCCCAGTCATGCTCTGGCTCTTTCAATTGAGACCTGAATTAAGTGGTGCTGACAGAgaaaaagcatgtatctccaaattATGTTTGAGTTTTTTGCTTGTTGCTCGGCAGACTTCATGGGGCTCAATTTTAAATGGCCTAAAGGCCTgcgaaagttgtttttttttttggggggggtgggagggggtCAGAATTATTTACTCATGTTTAAgatccaaataaaataaatttggaGATGCATGCTTTTCACTGGACTGCAATAAACGGCAACTTTTTCAATGGGTGTTGCAATGCAAAATTCATGGTGCTCATTCATAACTGCCTACAGGCCGGTGGAATGTTTTTGGGGATCAGAATTGATTCTTTCATCTAGGTACAgtcatcaaatgtttttctgaTTGTTTCTATTACTTTCTTTGGTggggacttttatttatttacttattaatttatatatttttggaatgacAACAAAAGCAAGCGCACCTGCCACTCGATTCTCAATGCGGTGGGCGGTGAACCCAAGTGGGCGTGTCGGGTTTCAGTTGACGCCCCTTTCTCTGCTGCCCTCACAACACAGTGAGTACAGCACGCACACGCAGGAAACGCACGCACTCAGGCCTGATCGGGTTCCAAGGCCACACATTCCCTAAATGAGGAACGCTGCTAACTACCGGGGTGGCTTTTTGTGCTTCCTCGGAATTCCCAAAGCCTGGATTGAAATTTCAAACACCCGATGACAACTCTGGCTCAAGCGAGGACGTCATGGCCAAGGTGTATGGAATCTATGTGGGAATACTAACAGGTACGAGCTATGTTCCTCTATTTTACCAAtcaattccattttttattcctatttttcataattgttcatgttttaaaaaggcGAAGCGTAAAAATAAACGTGGGCTTGGTAAATGTTTAAAAGGTAGCCAGCAGGCCATTAAGCAACTGTGatagtcaacacacacacacacacacacacacacacacacacacacacacacactcactcactcactcactcactcactcactcactcactcacactccGATGAATTTCAAAACTATTCCAGAGAAAGGCATGATCGTCAGCAGcagcacacacaacacaacaggtGCAAtgtgataaaatgtgaaatgatgcTGTCAacacgtgcgtgtgcgtgcgtgtgtcgtACCCGCAGGGCTGGCCTTGTGCGAATGGTCCTTGGCCGGCTGGAACGACACCAGTGAAGCTGTCAATCAAACGGAGGCCCCCTGccatcgccatggcaacagagGCAACTGCACAGGTAGATTAGCTGGAAAGGGTGGGaggtgaaaaaataaattgcactgTCACATTGGCACAGCTTTGCGCTGCTTTAGGTCCCTCGCCTTCTAAACTAAGACGAGATGAAATAAAGTAAGCCAAATGAGATACACAAAGTTATGAAACGCTAAACGATGATAAGCTAAAATACGATGAGATGAGCCCAATAAAGCCAAGCTAAATGAAGCTAAGACTCGCTAAACTAAAATATGCAAAGATAAGTTGAAACTAAACAAAACGACGCGGAATAACCTAAGATTAGCGAAACAGAATCAAGCTAAAGTAAGACAAACTTATCCAAGCTAAACTCAAATGAgctaaaattagattttttttaaaaagccaagcTAACATAAGTTCAATGTATCCAAGCTAAACTAAGAAAGCTGAACTAAACTAAGAAAAGCTAAAGTAAGATTACTTAGACAAGCTATACTAAGTGGCATAGTCAgggtaaaataaaataccagTAAACTACTATAAACTAAGCCAAGATGAGTTAAACTAAGCCAGGCTAAAAATAAGTCAACCAAGCCAAGCTAAGATGCAATAGCTAAATTAAACTAAGACAAACTAAACTAAGCATGATGAACAAAAGTGAACTAAGTCAAGCTAAGTACCAATTACCAAGATAAACCAAACCAAGATAAGCTAAACTAAACCTAGCTAAAATTATCTACCTGGAGACAAactcagtatttaaaaaaaaactgaggtaAGATGAGCTgtaagataaaataaaacaaactaaaacaagcccgcctaaaaaaaaaaaaaaaaaaaaaaagctaaacttaACCAATCCAAAATGTTAAACCCAAACAAAGATTAGCTAAACTATGATACGATAAAATAACCAAGCTAAAATAAGGTTAACTTATCTAAGCCAAAACGAGTGTACGAGAGAAAGCAGCAAGTTTTCAATGGCCCCTTGAAACTCAGTAAGTGGATATGCTCCTTTCGTGTCTGCTCTCAATGAAACTCTCTCATCGATGCCGCTGCATTGTTATATGAGCCAACTTCCAAAGGTAATCTTGTGGGAAAATGTCATAAagattgagtgtctgttgtcgtactagagcggctccaactaccggagacaaattccttgtgtgttttttggacatacttggcaaataaagatgattctgataaagatAGTGGCCCAAGAAGACGAAAtgccgtatgtgtgtgtgtgttgtgatctTTAATGGCTGAGGACATGTTTCACGCAGTAAACGACGTGCGTGCTTATTGAATGTTTGACCACGCCATGCTTTTTGCGGCACTAATACACCCCCCATCCCCCCGGATCATATTGCAGTCTATTTATACGGTCGGTTCATAACAGAAGGTGAGCTTTGAAGTCAATGGAGTCCAGCTGACAACGTTGGGTAGCAGCAGGAGTGTGCAAATGAGGTCCCTTGGGAAGGGGTgggaaaagtactcacactctgtaccttagtaaaagtacagatacttgtacaaaaagactggtaaaagtagaagtactgattcaactcttgCAGTACCGTTTTACTGCAGTACCTGTTTGATAGCTGGCACACCGGGgggaaaaatacacacaaagtaGCTTCCCTCCTAACTTGCATAATAAGGGAAAACAATCTCTGTATAAGATAAATTGCTTTGTTGGAAGCatgcatttgtacaaaaaaaaaaaaaaaaagtcccaaaataCACCAACCACTAATCTCAACAAATCACACGTTGTCATTTCCAGTACCCAGTACGGGACAGTGGAATGGACACTTCACCAAATGTCCACAAGAATTCTACCACTACTGCATCCACGGGGAGTGTCGCTTTATTAAAGATCAGAAGGCGCCGTCCTGCAGGTGAGAAAGAGATTGTTCATAAAGGTCGGAGATAATAGATTGGAAAGTGAAATCAGGCTGGATTttcactgcaggtccaagtgctcGATTCTAATTCAATGTCTATACAGTATCCGATTTttatttccatgtacatttcaagtgacacatacgGATGTGTTTACATTCAGGGAACACATGGAAGAACTGGCATTGGCGGGGTAAATCCATTGCATTAGCAGATGTCCGATACATCTTTTTATCTAAATTTGGAAGAGGCCCGATTCCAATCTGAAGATAGCTGATtccatgcagttttttttaaattcacgtTGTTATGACGTGAATCccaattgtgtcacttgagaacaaaacaattgtaattgtgtcacttgaaccatccAGTGTAACTCCCACCTAAGAGGTATTGTTTTGACTGCTGTTTGCCAGTTTGCCgggttacataaaaaaaattctccgggcactccggtttcctcccacatcccaaaaacatgcgtggtaggttgattaaagactctaaattgcctgtaggtgtgaatgtgagtgcgaatggctgtttgattctatgtgccccgcgattggttggcgacctgttcagggtgtaacccgcctcccgcccggaaatagctgagataggctccagcggcctgtgaccctaatgaggataagcggtagagaaaatggatggatggatggttggccCTAGTGTCTCGATGGAACAGTGCTGTATGTCTAACTATGAACTAAAAAGAAGGCTGCTTACTAGTTAACGCAGATTCGTCACTATTGGTATGATCCCGTAGTTCTCTGCCATGCTGCGTGAACCAGGAAGTGACGTGCTAAAATATACAGTGAAACCCCGTTTGTCATgtgggatacattccagacccacccacaatAGGTCAAAATATGTGATATAGACattttttaagaaacatttgTGAAGGGTTtaaccttggtggaggtctgtgcttgactgactgccTTTCTCAATGTTGTCGCTTGTTATGAGACAATTTCTAACTTCTAAGGGTCTTGTGCTCCTCCAGGTGTCAGCGTGGCTACATTGGCTCCAGATGTGAGTACGTGGACCTGGACTGGCGGAGAGGAGAGAGGCATCAGATGATCATCATCTGCGTCATTGCGGCACTCGTGGTCCTCCTTCTTCTCATTGTGTTCATCTTTGTCTGTTCACAGTGAGTGTCTGGTGATAGGATACTTGGTTTTACAACTTGTTGGATGGATCTAGATTTAGAAGTTTCGGTTGTCACAGTTTATGGGCAACCCTTTTGGAAAATCGAAACTGCCGCTCCTTATTGTTTATCTCCTTGTTTATCTACCATTTTATTACCTACTCCAAACGTGAAAGCGCAAAGACGTGAGAGATTGTTTTGATTGCCCTTTGCTGGTTAGCTTGTTAAAGCTATTGAGCATACACGAGACAACAAATTTGCACAAAACTTTGCAGAGGGCTGACATGTGTTGCAAAGAAGAAGCCATAGAATCTTTCTGGCCTCTAGATAAAGCTGTTGATACAGGAATTTCCAATCCTCAGTGAACTGACTAGTTTAGCAGCCAGGTCCACGATTGTTAACGATCACGTCTAATAAAGGTGCAGATAAAGGgagtttatttttgcattttgaatCACTGGACGGTTAGCTGTAAGGTTAAGAActcgggttagggttagtctTCAGGTTGAAGGTTCAGCACTATATGTTTAAGGTCTGCCTTACGGTTTAGGGGTAGGGACTAGGGTTAGCTTTGAGGTTTAAGTTTAGAGAGTATGGTTAGCCTTAAACTTATGCCACTAAGGTTAGCTTTGAGGTTTGGTGTGAGGGACTAGGGGAAGCCTTAAGACTTAAGGTTAGGGGCTATGGTCGGTGTTTGCCTTAAGGCTTAAGCTTAGGGACAAAGGCAAAGAGTTAGCCTTAAGGTTTAGTCTGAGAGACTAGGGTTTGCTTTAAGATTTACGATTGAGAGCTAGGGTTAATTAAGGTTTTGAGTTTAGGGTAAGGTTTAAGATTTAGGGCTGAGGATTAGGGTTAGTTTAATTTTTTCGGGATAAGTACTACGGACAGACCTAGCATTAGCTTTAAAgttttgcatttgcattacGTTTTAGAGGATCTCACTCCAGCCAAGTGTAGCTAACTCTAGCTAGCTAACGTGCACCCACTGAGGCGTTTATTCATTTGgtattaaatgttaaaacattgtTTCCTGTCAGTCGCAGGTTCAGAATTTGCCGGAAGAGGGGACGGCAGCGGGAGGAACCAAGGAACGGGATGGAGAAACTCCATATGATGGATACGCATGCACATCCCGTAACACCAGACTCAGTGGAGCCTTTAAACTACAATGACGTATGACAGCAGTGTTTGTGCGTGGCTTATGTGTCTGAGGACACTTCAGATGTTGTCCTGTCGGATGCAGAGGGGTACCGATCGAGGTCCGTCCCTCTGGGCTGGTCAGAACTGAATCCTTCCTAATGGGGAGACATTTCTGTACATGCTCGAAGACATCAAACAGGAAGCCTAAACAAACCAGAGTCCTTGAGGTAGAGAACCAAGAAGATACTTTGTTCGATTTATGATAACGACAAGCCAGAGATTATCGTTCACTGGAACACGCTGTACTTGTTGAGGAGCTACTGACGGTTATGTCCTCTTGAGAGCCGCCAACTGTGGATTGTTGTGCCGCAAAATCAATATTTTCCATCATTTCACTTTATCCACAGCACCTTCCTGCGTATCCTTTGAACTGTACCAAGGATATAGTTATTGGTCAACATTAGGAATGCAAAAAGGTCCTTGGCAACCAATAAGATGTTCGACCAATTCCTATACCCACGCTTTACCTTTCCATAACCCTAAACTTTAACACGAACGCTAAGCCTATCCAAGTCCCGATACCGTAAATCTAAAGTCAAACACTAAACACTAACCTTAAATGCAGGTTGAATATTTTGTAAAACCATTTATGGTTTCTATTTAAGTGTTACACCACatgacatgtttatttttttggggggggggggggggggggggggttgtgtttGTAAAAGATTGTGGACTCTAAAATCCAAAGGAGGAGGACAAGGAGGACTTGTTAGTGTATATTTGGACACAGGCAGCTTCCGGGCCCGAACAACCCAGCCAGTGTGTGACGGAGGAGAAAGTTGTCTGCTGTTGGTGAAGCCTGCTCGCATTTATTTAAGTCTAATTTGCGTCCATTAAACTGTATatgtgtcatatttttattttaactctcATAAAATACACCATAAAACAGCGCAAATTAATTTTGCGTCTGGCGTGactgtgctgtgtgtgtttttccgaCATGCCGGCAGATTGTGTACAAAGACAATGAAGTGGATACAGTATTGTGATGgtatgttgtaatattaccaGCTGCAATTAGCAGCGTGATGCCACAGGCGTTGACAAATTCCTGCACTGTTGACAGCAAGGTATCACATTTGCACAACAAAATTGGctggtgattggctggcaacaggtCCAGCGTGTAAATAACAGGGTGACAGCAACAAACTGATATTTCCAGATTTCTCCAAACAGCACCCTGACTAATTGGGTCTGATGTCAATGTATAGTTACACCATAGAGACAAAACCCATATTGGGTTactaaatgattaatcgatggCCTCCTTGGCACACTATGACCGTTGACCTAATTCCAGGTGACCTGTGTGTGTCACCACTGGGCTGCGGAATGCTGAGTTTCTTTACCAGGGGTGTGTCTGCTGCAGCTCTGATAGGAGCAGATAGCAGGCCCTGCGACACACATACGCACATTGTGACGTGTTTGTcagtaagggggaaaaaaagagaatacaattaGTGAAAGCAACTTCCAGGAAGTAGTCACACAGAGCCGCCAAAATGATAGATTGTGGAATGTGCTGTGAAAAAATATCCAAGATTATCCAATCAtacttatttttgtttggtgttgtgccgtgagattttaaTACTGCAAAAATATGCATACTTTTTCCATCATTGTGACCCCTTTAAGTACACGATGCTGGCACTAGAGGTCAGCAAAGAGCCCCATACAAACAGCCatgggtcattccagaattaAGAGGACATTTTCTACTCGACTCACCCCCTAaacggattttttttctcttatcgCTCCCTCTTGAGGACCAACACATAACAA harbors:
- the gng10 gene encoding guanine nucleotide-binding protein G(I)/G(S)/G(O) subunit gamma-10; the encoded protein is MTSNSSISSMRRLVEQLKLEASVERIKVSQAAAELQHFCLQNAGRDALLVGVPAGSNPFREPRSCAVV
- the btc gene encoding probetacellulin isoform X2, which translates into the protein MAKVYGIYVGILTGLALCEWSLAGWNDTSEAVNQTEAPCHRHGNRGNCTVPSTGQWNGHFTKCPQEFYHYCIHGECRFIKDQKAPSCRCQRGYIGSRCEYVDLDWRRGERHQMIIICVIAALVVLLLLIVFIFVCSQFRICRKRGRQREEPRNGMEKLHMMDTHAHPVTPDSVEPLNYNDV
- the btc gene encoding probetacellulin isoform X1, whose protein sequence is MAKVYGIYVGILTGLALCEWSLAGWNDTSEAVNQTEAPCHRHGNRGNCTVPSTGQWNGHFTKCPQEFYHYCIHGECRFIKDQKAPSCRCQRGYIGSRCEYVDLDWRRGERHQMIIICVIAALVVLLLLIVFIFVCSHRRFRICRKRGRQREEPRNGMEKLHMMDTHAHPVTPDSVEPLNYNDV